A window of Phycisphaerae bacterium genomic DNA:
GACGCGGTATGGAAGTCGTCCACGACGTAGAAATGCTTAAACGATACGTTGACGCGGCCGTGGGCGTAACGCCTGAAAGGCCGATACTTATCGATAAATTCCTCGAAAACGCGATCGAATGCGAAGCGGATGCGCTTGCCGACGGTACAGATGCTTTTGTGCCTGCGGTTATGGAACATATTGAGCTTGCGGGAATCCACTCCGGCGACTCAGCCTGTGTTATTCCGCCGATAAGCATTGAGCAGAAACATCTCGATACTATTTATGAATATACGAGAAAAATCGCGACCAAACTTAATGTCATCGGCCTGATGAATATGCAGTATGCCATTGCCGACGATATGGTTTATGTTCTTGAGGCTAACCCGAGAGCGTCGAGAACTGTACCGCTGGTTTCAAAAGTTTGCGGAATACAGATGGCCAGACTCGCAACGCAATTGATGTTAGGCAAAAAAATATCAGACCTGAAACTGAAGCCGAAAAAGTTCCCGCACTTCGGCGTAAAAGAATCTGTATTTCCGTTTAATATGTTCCCGGAGGTTGACCCGATACTCGGTCCTGAGATGCGTTCGACCGGCGAAGTACTCGGCATGGCGGATTCGTTCGGACTTGCGTTTTATAAGGCTGAAGATGCCGCCAAACAAACGCTGCCGAGCAAAGGAACTACGCTTATTACTGTAAATGACGCGGATAAGCCCAGCGTTGTTAATGTCGCAAAAAGTCTTGCGAAACTCGGCTTCAAGATTTTAGCTACCGGCGGAACATATCAGTATCTGACGCAAAACAATGTCAAGGTCGAGAGAATAAACAAGATGCAGGAGGGCAGGCCGAATATTATCGACGCTATAAAGAACGGTGAAATACAGCTCCTGATAAATACGCCTGCCGGCAAAACCAGCCAGTACGACGATTCTTATATTAGAAAAGCCGCGATAAAGCATAAGATTCCTTATATAACGACTATTGCCGCTGCAGTCGCCAGCGCAAAAGGAATCGAAGCTGTTCAAAAAGGCAAAGGAAAGGTTAAATCCCTGCAGGAATATCACGCGGATATAAAATAAAAATTATTCCGACATAAAAATTGACATAGAAAAATCAGAAATCCCGTATCCGGAGGCTCTGGGTACGGGATTTTTTTTAACATTTTTCTTATTGAAGTCGTTTTTATAAGTATTATAATGTCGAGTTTCATTGTATATACGGATTAAAGAATTACTTTTTTAAGGGAGAGAAAGGAAGTGATGAGGCGGCGGTAAAAAATACATTTGTTTTTGCAAATTGTACAAAATTAATGTGTATAGATAATGTTAAAATGGGCAATTTAAGCAGGGAGATTTAAAATGAAAAAATTAGTTGTATTAACTCTTGTTTTGGCAGTAGTTGCGTTTGTTGCTGTTGGTTTTAAAAATGTTGGCAAGTGCCCAAATACGCCCGACCCCAATGCACCTGCAGATCCTAATGCACCTAAAACTGAGATTAGCTGGTTTGCAGATGCTGCCGAGCCGAATGCGGTTGAACCGAATGATCCTAATGTACCTAAAGCCTCTGTTATAGTAAATTTCAGCGGGTGCAAAAAGGTTGCAGAGCCGAATAAATGTGACCCTAATGACCCGAATGCACCTAAAAAATAGTATTATTAACCTTGTGTAAGGTGCGGGCAAGAATAAAAACCTCAATATTAAACATATATTGGGGTTTTTTGTTTTTTTCTTTATGCAATATTTGGTCTGCTGAAAACGTCTATAATGCTGTATGTCATAAAAGAAAGGAAGGTAGACGATAAAAAATACTGTTTTTGTGAAAAAAACGTGAAACCAAGATAGAAATAGGCATTTTAATTTAGGAGTTTTAAAAAATGAAAAAGTTAATTACGTTAATTCTTATGGTTGCGGTTGTTGGATTTGTATTTGTCGGCGTTTCAAAGGCTGCTGACCCGAATATGCCGAAAAGACCGATGTTTGACCCGAATGCTATCAGGGGCAGAGTAGTCGTTGAAAAAGACGCCGATGGTGCTGTTACCGCTGTCAAAATTGAACATCCAAGACGCGGTATATGGAATGTTGTTCTTGACGCAAAAGGCAAAGAGCTTGGCGAAACTATGGCAAATAAAATTGTTGTTGTCAAAGGCACCGTGGAAACCAAAGATGGAGTAAAATGGGTGACTGTTGAATCGTATACTGAAATGAAAAGGCCGCAGAGGCGTCCCGGTGACCCGAATATGCCGCGAAGACCGGGCGGTCCTGGACAGGGCGGCAAATAACTTTTGACGATTAAATTGTTTTATATAAACACGCCGGCGGATTTATTCCGCCGGTTTTTTTATTTCTCGACCTTTTGAAGCTCTTCCGATTTATCTTTCGATAAATCAATATTTTTCAGCGAATCGTCTTTAGGCAAAATCAGTAAAAACTCATTGCATTTGTCTATTTCGCATTTACCCGAAGCAAGTTCAAAATCCAGGATATGACCGCCTTGTGTGAAATCGCTGCTTAGAAAATGGAAATGGCAGCCGGGGACGTTCAGACCTTTTACGAAAGGCGGAGTCCTGAAACCGACGATTGTGCCTGTTACGTCATTGATTTCAAAAACCGGCTGGGTTTTGGCAACCTCAGCCAAAGGCGGATAAGGTTTTTGCTGTGCGGGAACGCTTCGCACTTTTATATGTTTAAAAGTTCCGGAAATTTTAACTGCTAAAAACTGGTTCTGGTTTGGAACTTTTTCGTCGATAATAGATTCGACGGTTTTGAAATCTGCCGTTTGAATTTTAAATTGCGTATCTGGTTTAAAATTACAGACTGTTGCGAAAGGCGTTTTGATGTCAGAGACGGGGCGATAAACTTTGCCGTCGGATTTAATTTGATAAATCCTGCCGTCCAGGATTGCCATTTCACCGTCGAGTTTGTCGAATGTGCCGATGCCGAAATCGCCGTAAGTCAGCAATTGCCGACAGGTCATTTGTCCGTCATAAGCACCGGCCAGCAGGGCGTCTATGGTAGATGTCTGTGTAATCCTGTCATACCTGTTTGTCAGGCATCCGCCGCAAAACACCAATATGGCAATCAGCAATATTTTTTTCATTTTCTGCTCCAAAAAAAACGTAAAAAACACAGTAACCAGATAAACATTATATCTGAAATGGTTCATTCTGTAAACTTTTGTGAAAACAGGGATTTAACTTGACCTGATTATTGTGATTTTGTACTATCCCCCTGATTTTAAGCGTTCTGTAATCATAAATTCAGGCTGAAAATCTTATTTTAAGGAGGATATTATGTTTCACGAGCCTTCCAAGACAGACAATCCCAATTACGCAGTAGGCTATAAAAGCAAACTTGGGATATTAATGTTTGTCATCTACGCTGTTATTTACGCCGGTTTTGTCGCCGTGAATGTGGCGAAACCGGTTTTAATGGAAAAACAAATAATATTCGGGCAGAACCTTGCGGTTGTCTACGGATTAGGATTGATAATTTTCGCCCTTATTCTCGCGATGATTTACAATCATCTCTGTACGTGTCAGGAACGGCGGGAAAGTAAAAACGCGGCAGAAGGAGGACAAAAGTAATGGCATTTATTATTTTCGCAACTTTCGTAATTTTCGTATTATTTTTATCGTTCTATTTTGCCAGGCAAACCAAATCCGCAAGCGGTTTTTATACGGCAGGCGGTCAGATTCACTGGGCTGTAAACGGAGTTTCCTTTGCCGGCGATTATCTTTCCGCGGCGTCGTTTCTCGGCATTTGTGGTATGATTGCGGTTGTCGGCTACGACGGATTTTTATATTCGATTGGTTATCTTGCCGGCTGGATAGTCGCGCTCTTTGTTGTCGCAGAGCCGATGAAACGTCTGGGGAAATATACATTCACCGATGCGCTTGATTCGACCTTTAATTCGCCGGGCATTCAGCTCGTAGCGGGTATCAGCACGCTTATAGTTTCTATTTGCTATCTAATTCCGCAAATGGTTGGGGCGGGTGTCCTGGTTACGCCTCTTTTGGGTCTGCCTCACGCCGTTGGGGTTATTATGGTCGGAACTATCGTTATAATTATTGTCGCGACCGCCGGTATGAAGTCCACGACTTATGTACAATTTCTTAAAGGCGCTCTTTTGCTTATATTTTCCACAATTCTCGTTATCGCTGTTTGTCATCGGGGGTTGACGACACAGCCCGACCATGGCGGAAAAAACCCATATTATGATTATAGAAAAATTCCCGGTTTACGCCAAAATGGAAGGATTGAACCCGCCTCGGCCGGATTCACATTTGCCGCTCAGCAGGCAAGTACAACTTCTGCTGGCGAGCTTTCTGTCAATTTTGTCAAACTTAAGGAAAAGGACAGGTTTACATGGTGGCAGGTAAATAAAAATAATGAGACAATCGAACTGGTTGAAACCGCTTCTGAAACAATTCGAGGCGATGGAACCAGATTTATTAACGGCATTGAGAATAATAACGAACTGCAGCTCGGAAGTCTGGTACAAATCGCAGGCAAATCAGGCAAAGAGGCCAACACTGGTCCGGTGGGTATGTTTAAAATGCTTTCGCTGTTATCCGATAAAGATACAATCGTAAAGCGATGGAAAAAGGCGGCGGTCTTCAGCGATGGTGACCATATGGTAACGCTTTTCGCTCCGGTAGAGACTCCAGGCAATAAAATAATGAGGCCGGGGCTTAAATTCGAGGTAGAAGGATCAATACTGCAGCGGCTTGATTTTGTTTCTCTTATGCTTGCGCTTTTCTGCGGAACTGCTGCGCTGCCGCATATTCTTATAAGATATTATACTGTACCCAGTCCCGCCTGTGCGCGTAAGTCAACTATTGTCGCAATTGCGACTATTGGCTTTTTCTATATTCTCACACTGTATATGGGTCTTGGCGCGATGGTCAACAGTGTGGTAAATCCGTTCAGCGATAA
This region includes:
- a CDS encoding DUF485 domain-containing protein, which gives rise to MFHEPSKTDNPNYAVGYKSKLGILMFVIYAVIYAGFVAVNVAKPVLMEKQIIFGQNLAVVYGLGLIIFALILAMIYNHLCTCQERRESKNAAEGGQK
- a CDS encoding cation acetate symporter yields the protein MAFIIFATFVIFVLFLSFYFARQTKSASGFYTAGGQIHWAVNGVSFAGDYLSAASFLGICGMIAVVGYDGFLYSIGYLAGWIVALFVVAEPMKRLGKYTFTDALDSTFNSPGIQLVAGISTLIVSICYLIPQMVGAGVLVTPLLGLPHAVGVIMVGTIVIIIVATAGMKSTTYVQFLKGALLLIFSTILVIAVCHRGLTTQPDHGGKNPYYDYRKIPGLRQNGRIEPASAGFTFAAQQASTTSAGELSVNFVKLKEKDRFTWWQVNKNNETIELVETASETIRGDGTRFINGIENNNELQLGSLVQIAGKSGKEANTGPVGMFKMLSLLSDKDTIVKRWKKAAVFSDGDHMVTLFAPVETPGNKIMRPGLKFEVEGSILQRLDFVSLMLALFCGTAALPHILIRYYTVPSPACARKSTIVAIATIGFFYILTLYMGLGAMVNSVVNPFSDNMSAPLLARSFNTFLFAIISAIAFATVLGTVSGLIIAASGAVAHDLLDRFYNLQFNERQKVIIGKAAAFTVGLIAIILGIVFKGMNVSYLVGWAFAVAASANLPAIIMLLFWKKTTASGIIASITVGIIAAVGLILISPDMFERYGLLRSQAPFHLNQPGIISIPLSFITLVIVSLFTQKKNGQVAVAVK
- the budA gene encoding acetolactate decarboxylase yields the protein MKKILLIAILVFCGGCLTNRYDRITQTSTIDALLAGAYDGQMTCRQLLTYGDFGIGTFDKLDGEMAILDGRIYQIKSDGKVYRPVSDIKTPFATVCNFKPDTQFKIQTADFKTVESIIDEKVPNQNQFLAVKISGTFKHIKVRSVPAQQKPYPPLAEVAKTQPVFEINDVTGTIVGFRTPPFVKGLNVPGCHFHFLSSDFTQGGHILDFELASGKCEIDKCNEFLLILPKDDSLKNIDLSKDKSEELQKVEK